The genome window AAGCTTCCAAACCTGCACCACCCTGAATTACAAAAGGAAATGACAAATTAGGGATTATACTGGTTCTTTGATACAGGTCACAGATTATGATGTAAGCATCCTTACCTGCGGTAAACCTGGTTCAGTTTCTATATCACTGCTTGTGCCGCTATCCTTGCATGATGCTGAGTCCCACAAACTGGGTTTTAGCAAATTTCCAGCAACTGAATCTTTTGAAAAGATTGATGCACCAGAAGAAAGATCGTCAGGATTGAGTGCTGAAATTAAGAATTCGTTCAGAAGGTCTTCATCACCATTATCAACCGGAAGGGATCCTATCTGAAATTCCTGGTTTTCATTGCCCATGCAAGTATAGTTTGTGTCCGGTAGTTCTATGGAACTGATGTTGGGAAAAACATCACGATCTATTTGCTCATTCCCTGGGTCAAAAAACTTGGCTAAGGCATCCTGTAGAGGATCAGCCTGCAATTTTGTGTATTACCTTGAGCGACGAGAAAATAAGACAAGAAAAAGTAAAACTTACAAATAGTCATTTCAACCGCACCTTTTCTCCCACTTCAATCTCTTCATCAGGTGAATCCAGTTTGCAATAACTCCTCCCAGGTTTTACGGATGAACAGTCAACTTTATCAACCATTCGTCTCTTGATACCAGCGGGCTGCTTATGAACAGAATCAGACGAGGATTTTGGCTCTTCCTTCAAGTCTGACTTTGGAGAGTCATTCAACAGAGTCTCAGTGTCATCCATCACATCTGCTTCATGCTGTGTATCACCAGGAGAGGACTTAATTGGGCTCGGAGAGAAACCATTTGTCTCCATTTCATCTGCCTTCGAGGTTGAAATCCTCTCTTCTGGCTTTCTGAATAAGCGATAAATAACATAACCACCCTGCACAAATGAAAATACTGTAAATACACAGAAAAAAAAGGCACTAATGATAGATCAGGAACAACCTAATAAATTCGAACTTGAGCTATGTCCAAATGGACTATTAAGTCCAACATATCACTCGCAATAAACTTCCCAATATTTTTTGTTGATAGCACCTTCTCGCTGCCACTGATGAACCCGTATACCGTAGATCCCTCAAAAAGGAACTACGTTACAGCTGCAGCAATTTGCCTAATAGAAATCAAGCATATTTACATAGCACCTCAATGGCAGCTCAAGAAAAAGACTCTTTTTCTCGACATAAGAATCAATCTTGCTCTATCTCATAGCGTAAAAAAGATGGCAACGACTCTCTGATCAGGCACGGTCTATGTAGGAGCAAGGGAATCCCTACCTGATCGCCAGACTCGAACTCGGGCTCAGTAGTTCGGTACTCGTGCATAATCCAGTGGGTTCGGACGCCCTTGGGAGCTCGCCCGCGATGAAAAACCAGCGTCTTCTTCATGCCGATAATGGTACTCTTCGCCGCGGAAGACTTGGACCGTATGATCCGGTCCTTCCCCGTGGCCTTCCAGTAACCAGCCTCAGTAGCTCGGTTGGACCGATGGCCGTTCGGGTACTTGCGATCCTTGGGCGCAAAGAAGAACCACTCAGGATCGTCCGACTTAATAACGGATTTATCTGCATCGGAACGCCCACCAAACTCGATCATAAACCACACCAAGATCTCCACTTGTACCACAAATGTTCCCACCACAAACAAACGAACGAACAAGAACCGGGAGAAAGAGGGTAGTACCAGGAAGATCCCACGGTTCACACTTGCAGACATCGATCTCGGGGATGACCTCCATCTGGGACCTGATCCGGCCAGTGATCTTGGGCTTGAGGTAGTAATTAACCAGCTCCTCATCCGTGGGCTGGAATCGGAACCCCAAGGGGAGCGAATCCAGGGCAATTAACGTCATCGCGTCAATCTCTTTTTTTGTTTCCCTCGGTACCTACCCAAAGATTACCACCGTTGTAGATGGAATTAAGATCTCTTTGGCGTCAAATCTCGCATGAGTGAAGGAGGAATCGATGGATCTCCAAGAACCCTACACGAGTTAGGGCGATTGATCACTCCAATCCCTCTAGGGTTGGGGGTTTGGCCAAAAAGAAGCTTCTTTGGTGGAGCGGCCGAGAGCGAGATAGAGATACGGTCAGAGGCGTAGAGAGAGAAAGACACAGAGAGCAGCCGTTGGCCTCACGTTCCACTTAAATCCTCAGGATATACCTGTCCCCGATATCTTGAGAAAATTACGATATATGCCAGTATATCCTCTCTTTCACGAAAATACCCTTTCCTCCTCGTGCAAATAACCCCGGCAGCGAAGAATCGTGGTGGGCGTTCTGGTAAATTCAATCGGAAAAGGCTCTGTGAGGACGCGGTGTCCTCTTACGACCAACCGAGTCGCGACACGTAAGATGGTCGGCGCCGCGGGCCCACAGCTTGCAGGACCTGTATTCGATTGAGGGGCTACGCGGGACGCACAACCGTCCGATGAAGAGCCGACGATCAATAAGGTGTCCACGATTCGAAACACCATATATGTATTTACTTTCCCTGCTCGATATCGCTCATCCAATCGCGTGCCTTCCTCGTG of Musa acuminata AAA Group cultivar baxijiao chromosome BXJ2-3, Cavendish_Baxijiao_AAA, whole genome shotgun sequence contains these proteins:
- the LOC103973093 gene encoding protein NTM1-like 9 isoform X1 translates to MTLIALDSLPLGFRFQPTDEELVNYYLKPKITGRIRSQMEVIPEIDVCKCEPWDLPDKSVIKSDDPEWFFFAPKDRKYPNGHRSNRATEAGYWKATGKDRIIRSKSSAAKSTIIGMKKTLVFHRGRAPKGVRTHWIMHEYRTTEPEFESGDQGGYVIYRLFRKPEERISTSKADEMETNGFSPSPIKSSPGDTQHEADVMDDTETLLNDSPKSDLKEEPKSSSDSVHKQPAGIKRRMVDKVDCSSVKPGRSYCKLDSPDEEIEVGEKADPLQDALAKFFDPGNEQIDRDVFPNISSIELPDTNYTCMGNENQEFQIGSLPVDNGDEDLLNEFLISALNPDDLSSGASIFSKDSVAGNLLKPSLWDSASCKDSGTSSDIETEPGLPQGGAGLEASEWFCGSSLLPTDSSLLPTQLSTLYENATLLPYDITGTDMYSIDSGADLLQDLFNGMWELNNQKTVSDSKDDSEGTGIKIVSHQMQPVQPNSDNFFVQGTAARRIRLQSSILKVPFAEPLSRSNDEDEASTTKAKGDILGTMEEATSKKNTMRNRDGPVETGLKIRDQQSPNELFAQQGETSTNVTWCYELQSGFDHEPSISSDYGIRSGRTEVEEHVGDNISEGEESAVPALPDKLDQSSILDTDEKPSGSSEYQMPDSVLRLRTKSTSDSENMHKHSPSCPKASRGHSVIVYMMYLVLSVVLLLLCFGIRRCMSPLSVQL
- the LOC103973093 gene encoding protein NTM1-like 9 isoform X2, translating into MTLIALDSLPLGFRFQPTDEELVNYYLKPKITGRIRSQMEVIPEIDVCKCEPWDLPDKSVIKSDDPEWFFFAPKDRKYPNGHRSNRATEAGYWKATGKDRIIRSKSSAAKSTIIGMKKTLVFHRGRAPKGVRTHWIMHEYRTTEPEFESGDQGGYVIYRLFRKPEERISTSKADEMETNGFSPSPIKSSPGDTQHEADVMDDTETLLNDSPKSDLKEEPKSSSDSVHKQPAGIKRRMVDKVDCSSVKPGRSYCKLDSPDEEIEVGEKADPLQDALAKFFDPGNEQIDRDVFPNISSIELPDTNYTCMGNENQEFQIGSLPVDNGDEDLLNEFLISALNPDDLSSGASIFSKDSVAGNLLKPSLWDSASCKDSGTSSDIETEPGLPQGGAGLEASEWFCGSSLLPTDSSLLPTQLSTLYENATLLPYDITGTDMYSIDSGADLLQDLFNGMWELNNQKTVSDSKDDSEGTGIKIVSHQMQPVQPNSDNFFVQGTAARRIRLQSSILKVPFAEPLSRSNDEDEASTTKAKGDILGTMEEATSKKNTMRNRDGPVETGLKIRDQQSPNELFAQQGETSTNVTWCYELQSGFDHEPSISSDYGIRSGRTEVEEHVGDNISEGEESAVPALPDKLDQSSILDEKPSGSSEYQMPDSVLRLRTKSTSDSENMHKHSPSCPKASRGHSVIVYMMYLVLSVVLLLLCFGIRRCMSPLSVQL